The following DNA comes from Camelina sativa cultivar DH55 chromosome 14, Cs, whole genome shotgun sequence.
gaaaagttagttttaaggtttaaagtgttagtgaaaccattttaaaggtttatagtgttagtgaaattcttttgaggtttaaagtgctaccGAGTGACACTCTGAAGGATTAAAACGTGATTTTCCCATTATTTATGTCTTCTTTGTGAGTTTCATCTCCTTACTCAACCTATCATTGCCTTCTTCAGTGTCACATTCATCTCCGTGTCGTTTTTTCCCTTCACCATAACCATGAGGACTTCTCCTCTGAATCTTCTCAGTGCCATGACGACTATGctctctcttctccctcttgGGAATTTTAGGTAGATCACCCTCAGACACCATTCCGTAGCCTTCACATCTCCCATGTTgcctgttttgatttttaacaatGTAATTTAAACCCACACAGTCCTTAGCAACATGATCTGCCGACCCTTTACCATGTTGTTGAGAGTCTTTCCGCTGGAACTGCCTCCAAATTTTGAATACACTCTGACTGAAGTCTACACTTATTCTTCTATCATCGATCAAAGCACAAGCCATCTTTAAAATCGCTTGTTCGCATGCTTCCTTAGTCTCAAACTTTATAAAAGCATAGCACAAGCTATTATCCGTCTTGGAATCTCGGATGACATCAGCTGATATAACCGTTCCAAAGCGCGAAAAAATGGCGTGGAGGTCCTCACCCTCAGTTACAGGATTTAGATCACAGACGAACAACACATTGTCAGGAGGTTTCACCTCAGCCTCAGGGATATCTCCTATACATTCAAGGACAACCGCACTAGAATGTGCAGCCTTTTCACGGATAACATCGTCCAGTTCCTGTGGACAAAGTTTTTCATCCAAAGGAATCCAACCAGCTTCAAGTCTTACAGAATGTTTGACGTCTTCAAAGGGAGTATCTGCTATCATCTTAGTTAGCTGTGGAGGATCTTCAAATGGATCTTCAAATATGTGTATGTCTTTTATTACAATGTTAATAAATGGTCTCTTTCTGCATGTAAGCTTCATTTATCCTAGTCAAAGTGTCAAACCCATCAGCGATTTGCCCAAACACAGTGTGTTTTCCATCAAGATAGTCCAGATCGTCACAAAGTGTGATATAGAACTAGGAGGCTTTGAGATATTCACCGGCACTGGCCATTGCAACGGTGCCAGTCTTCAAGTGTTTCAACTCAGGATGGATCTCATGGCCGAAAAAACGAACATGCTTGCCATGAAGGAATTTGTATATTGAATCTCCACCAGTTCCTGTACCGGTTGGATCGCCTGTCTGTGCTATGAAACCCTTTTGCACATTGTGAAAGACACACCCCTTGTAGTAATTACACTTGCAGAGCTTGAGGAAATTCGTGCAGGTCAGAGGACATGTGTCTGTGTAAAGATTAATCACTATATCCCCAAGGCTCGTCCCAATAAAAACTGACATGTTCGAGTTCGACAATCTCAAATGGAGCCGATCGAGAGAGAAGAGTCAATAGATGGAGGGAGACAATAGATCCGTAAGGAATCAGAGATTTATTATTCCCCTATTCTCTGATTTTTGCTAATAGGGTTATGTTTTTTGTATCATAATTCTAGAAAAGGTATATATACTGACGTATCCGTTaagcttttttcctttttgttttttttgcccaaaaagtaaaaataatataaattaatattgggaaaattccaaaaaaaactccaaattttttttagaatatttccattctaacacactttttaaaaatagtaattcTCATTTGACACACTTTCTACTATTTTGACACTTTTTCTATGTCGATTAACTATCATATCCTCTCACTATAACTCTATTTACAACAATGTcatcaaattataaatttctCCTCTAGTTACCCAATTCACATGCTTCCTTTTCattcccttctctctctttcattgcTTGAATCTTATCaatataagattttgacatttgcaaaagttaatatttaataggagcaatttgattacaacaaaaataaaatattttgttttaaaaaatattaataatgtaaaatgataattattaaaaattataaacaatgacaatttttaaataattatgagaagattatatatatatatatttcataaatttgaaattataatattatttacttatttttaattttaagttattaattctacaaaaaaatagaaaaatggatTAAAGataatatacagttaattattaattctaaattttgtaaatactcacttatatataaacatagatcgtctcatatttttcaaagaacaaaataatttattcaaaaacactgatttctatttttttattggaaatttttttttaatgggaatgtaaatttttctgtattttttaaaccaaaattttctactactttttcctttttcagttgaaaataggtaagattaatatgttgacccaaagaaaatattaatatatatgtcttcttttcctaatactgtattttaaaatttattgtaagatttttagattgttttatttaatttatattttcatctttgaattatttgatatatattacctttgcttataattttctattatttattttataatgtcaaattagttttcttctaatttttcaactttgattggttggtcataaacacttttttttttcaaacataattgttaccattattgattcaatcccaaagggagataaagagtagaaactcatcaacctaatggattgATAACAtaagctaatcaaacacaaacttacaacaaacatagatagatagattgaaaaaacataaatcgttacTGATAGAttcataggagctcaaagattGTGACACAATGGTTTGCGGAAAAGTTTATAAGAATTAATTTGACCACTTatatcaccaaaatgcacttatctttttggtcaagggtgctgagagaacttcatgatgggtgatcTTTCTGGAAGTAATTGTCGGAACTGTGGGAGTGgggacaaaacaaagaaaaatataatttgttgatttgtaggatcggtaaacatatttttaaagcCTTCCAGATGTAACAAACCGGCTATCGAATATGGGTAGGTCCACGTGCCGAAAATAGATGTAGGGCTCACTTAGGAAGGTGTCTCCAtagactgagagtggacatgggctcattaagcaaggtggcggttggggCATTAccgagacagaggctacatcatagTGTGttaaagacacttccacgaatacattggaaaatttaatattagttactatcaaaagattttgtgacgttagaaaaaggtttttactttcactggttgtcggagcaagccattttaaaataggaaaaaaatgtgaacatgttctctccacataggaggagtACAGAGCCGATGTTCgctttatataattttgtatatataaagtatcaatttaatttaatatatgaaatCATGGAAATTCAAAAGGTTATATATCTACTAGATTAGGCCCGCGTATTAACgtggatataaaaaaaaatgtgaaattttaagttgtattcaaatatttattttattttattttattttttttttaaacgaattTAGAGTTCACATACTCCATCTTgcaataaaatttatttgtatattacatgataataaaattagattttaattctatgcactcaatcccaatgagtaacatttataattttcatatcaaacaaattgtgcattgtatcaaatttatatcttacttaatattttttttaaactaaaaattaataaaacataattctcaaagaaaaaagactgaaaactaattttatctcatatttgaaaaagtaataatatctcaaaaatatttgttccatatgtaatagttttactacttgttcaactaattttaaataaaactatattaacattatcataaattaatcaaaaattcaaagatgttattatgagaaaaattatttgtttatgtaaaggttAGTATCTaaaatccttttttcttttaggattaataactgacagtattatttatttaattatggtattatattaatatattgtataattttcttaattcttttttcttatagaattaataatttaaaattataattagtattactttttatacacatatatgaattatcttttatatttattaaattgtttattttttttttataatttacaaatatgttaaaaaaaagtttcttgtATATAACaccacaaaatctttaattgttaaaattgacacgtatcgcgatcacatgagttattaactttgagaaccaatgtttatataataacataatattgaatatgttatcaaatcattcaccggttgaaaaacttaagaaaattacattaatttcttattttgtttctcatattattatgttaatcactaattttaacacattaaacatttttatactttaatcactttctatattttactatatgattataataaataataaatacaattaaattgcaaatattttccttattaattgcacatattttcctattgatttttttgtaacttaatagataacttttagtaattaatatgttaaaatgaaatttttctaatttacaaatatgttaaaataaagTTTCTTGTATATAACACATCActaaatctttaattgttaaaattgacacttgtcgCGATCACATGAATTattaactttgagaaccaatgtttatataataacataatattgaatacaCTATCAATATTGAtcacttattaatatataaatagtacTCCTCCTATTAATTGGCATGAAGATGCTGCTTCTTAATCCTGCTGCACAATGTGGACTTTATCTTCTTTGTCGATCCATTTACCACCAGCCAGGTACctttcataaataaaagattCCCCACTCGGTTTCACCACCCGGCGAGTTTGATAATACACAATAGAACTTCTACCAATATCCTCCTGATGCCAACACAAAAGATCATCTTTTAGTTTACAAATTATGAATCATTAATGTTGTATTGGTTTTTCAAGCTAGGATGTTATGcaagttttttatattatatagttcaCTTAATTATATAACACGAAACTAAAAGGGTTTCTGAATATTCCCAACATGAAGCACATATATGCAAGTAGAACAAACTAAAACTGGAACTAGCtaggaaaaatgccaaaaagaCATGAGTGGAGAAACCAGGCTAGTCTTTATTTCCGAGGCAGAGAAACAGAGTACCCTGTTGGTTGAGACAGACTGCAATTACTTGTGCCAATGAGTTGTGCTACTTGCAAGTTGCAATGGTTGGTTTAGCTTATGAAGATTGCAATTGGCTTTGAAACTCagatcaaatacaaaaaaaaaaaaaaaaatctagaaataataacaaaaaaaaaaagagataaaaacactcccaaaacattacaaaatatgaaatcatggaaaatcaactttatataaaagtCTAGATACTTGAAAAAAAGGTCAAAGTGTTCATCTAATATTCATATGGTAGTTCGAAACGGCACAATGGACAAACATGATTGGTGGCAAACCACTCGAGGATACAACTATCGTCAAACTCGTGTCCACAAGGTAAGGTCGTCACGACTTTTTCTCCCATCGTAAACTCATCAAAACATATAGTGCACTTGTCGGAGCTGGACATCGTCGTCTTCTTGTATACTTTCCTTGACAAAGACTCAACCGCAGACTTACTCGCCGGTCTATATTGGATATTGATGGTATTCTCATCAATTAATGGTACTCGCATAGCAGGAGAGAACTTAAAggtaatataaattaacaaagcCCAATCTGGAGAATAGTTAACCGAGGGATAGAGAACATCGATGGCAAGTGTAGTGAGACACACTTTTGCATAACCAACCTGAAAGGGATTGAGACGGACATCGTCCTCTAAGCAATTCAGGTGTACCCATCTATACCTTGAGTAGCTATCATGGATATCTTTGCCAGGCAAGGAGAAAGCAAGTACTGTCCTTCGGGTTTAGGATTGTGGTCGATTTCATGGTTGAGGGATACTCTGTCAGAAAATAAATCCATTATAATACGagttttgattttagggtttatcttCTCCTTGTTGCAATGTCGTCGTCTGTTTATATGCATGTTTTATATATAGCCTAGGGGCGGTGGGACTCTTGTAGCTAGGTATGACTCGGATTAGGTTAAATGGAATTTGagctttaaattattattataattgttataatatattaaaaatgtagaaacataaatacaaatattttctaatttaaagtatttatatatttatttaagaaaataaatttctttatatatttttaaaaaatggatttattttttcaaataatttttaaatccgTACATTAATATTTTCGGTATTttatatagaatatattttgtttactaTCGAAGATATTTTcagaaataataagaataatctCTTTAAGAAGAATGGAGGCCCAATATCAGTAATGGGAAAAGCCCACATAAACACCACACATAATAAGAtcgaagcaaaaaaaaaagcccacATAATCGCCGACGTCTCGTTATAATAACTAAAGCCATCAACGGAACTTACACACTCCTTTTACCccaaagatgaaagaaaaaaaaaaacaaactccaGTCCTCTCCCGCCTTAAcgctcaagaacaacaacaacgctCGTCCCTCTCGCGTCTTCAACACAGCTTTGCCAAATTTCAGGTACTTTTTTGCTAATAGATGTGCGTGAAATCGGATTAAGGAATCTGGGAAAGAGTCGTAGTTTCTATATGATGATTCTCCCTAAAACTAGCGTTCGCGATTTGAAAGATTCGAAGTTTTCGTAACAAATGTCAAGTTAGGGTGAAAGATTTGCGATAATATCTGTTTATGGTACTCTTTTTGTGAAATTTACATCGTTTGATTTAGCGAATTGCGTTTATTGTGATGTAAATTGGTTGATTGATTACTTGCGATTTGAGATTTGGGTTTGGGAAATAATCATATGGTTTCTGTTTTCCGATTACTTGCGGATTTGAGATTTGGGTTTGGAAGAATCGAATTTtcgcaaagaagaagaatcgattTTGGTATTCTTGATATACTCTTGATTGCTTTGTaggatggaagaagaagataaatctaTAGACTTATCTGTGTGGGCATACTGCGCTGGAGTTAGCTGATTTTGATCATTTACAACGTCGTGTCTACTATTCCCCACAAGGTCATGTGGAGAATTTTACTAGTTCTGATATAGTGAGGTGCCTTTGTTCTGATTTGGCTGTGGTACCGTGCCAACTTGTCACTGCCAAATATCTTGCGGACCCTAAGACTGATGAAGTCTTTGCATACTTCAAGCTCAAACCTCCAACGTCTGACGATCCAAATGAGGAGACTTCCAGTTCCAGGGAGAGAATAAGATCGGCTGCTGATGGGTTCATAAAAGTTTTGGACCAGAGTGATGTTACAAATCCTGGTGAATGCACCATTTCTGCTGCTTGCTTGGGCGCTGATAAAGTCTTACCAAAGGAAGACACTCTCTTGTCCATCCATGACATCCACAGCCAGGAGTGGAAGCTGAAGCACTCTTATGACTCAACACTGGAGGTACATAAGTTTACTGATGGCTGGGACAAATTTTTCTTGACGAAGCAGCTTTGCCCTGGAGACTCACTGGTATTTGTAAAAACTAGAGTTGGTTTGACTATTGGAATCCGGCGAGTAACTGTTCCAGGAAGCACTAGTGTTGATTCTCCCTTCCATTACCCTACAAGGGTTGATGATGTTCATGGTGGACAAAAGTTAATCCGGACTGGTAAAGGGTTATTGTCTGTCGCGGCCTTAGGTGAAGCATTGGCAAAGTCACAGATAGGACGTCCATTTGACGTTGTATACTATCCCCATGTTGGCTCTTCGAGTTTCGTTCTTGACAGACAAAGAGTTTATAATGCTATATGGAACGTAACTTGGCCTCCAGGGATGAAAGTGAGGAAGTGGGTTATGGTTCAAGATCAGCTGAGGGTCATTTGTCACGAAGGCTCTGTCATTAGTAGCATTAAGAAGGATAAGGACTGGTACGGATCTCCTTGGAAGCAACTAAAGGtattaaattcatatatacacTATAGAGTATATAAATTAAGTTGATCCAGTGTTGATATCTCTGACTTTCCCCTTAATGAATTACAGGTTAACTGGGATAAAAAAATATGGGAGTGTTGAAGAGTTCGTCAACTTTTGGGAAGTCGAACCAGTACCTGAGCCATTCTCtggcaagaaaagaaaaataggtGACATG
Coding sequences within:
- the LOC104743443 gene encoding auxin response factor 17-like; translation: MADFDHLQRRVYYSPQGHVENFTSSDIVRCLCSDLAVVPCQLVTAKYLADPKTDEVFAYFKLKPPTSDDPNEETSSSRERIRSAADGFIKVLDQSDVTNPGECTISAACLGADKVLPKEDTLLSIHDIHSQEWKLKHSYDSTLEVHKFTDGWDKFFLTKQLCPGDSLVFVKTRVGLTIGIRRVTVPGSTSVDSPFHYPTRVDDVHGGQKLIRTGKGLLSVAALGEALAKSQIGRPFDVVYYPHVGSSSFVLDRQRVYNAIWNVTWPPGMKVRKWVMVQDQLRVICHEGSVISSIKKDKDWLTGIKKYGSVEEFVNFWEVEPVPEPFSGKKRKIGDMTATQAPTTGQTMPDLNLPL